One Primulina huaijiensis isolate GDHJ02 chromosome 5, ASM1229523v2, whole genome shotgun sequence DNA segment encodes these proteins:
- the LOC140976102 gene encoding LOB domain-containing protein 25, which translates to MASTSNYSNPPCAACKFLRRKCVSGCIFAPYFPPEEPTKFANVHKIFGASNVSKLLNEIPPHQREDAVNSLAYEAEARLKDPVYGCVGAISVLQRQVLHLQKELDATNADLMRYVTNENTPNFYHNPMNHMQNNPPRNKNNNNIARRNPDYGAPGGSSFDPNIGFCFPYPPPWIDNPSGENIHDHDRHGRG; encoded by the coding sequence ATGGCATCAACTTCCAACTATTCCAACCCTCCCTGTGCCGCCTGCAAGTTCCTGAGGAGAAAGTGCGTGTCAGGCTGCATTTTTGCGCCCTATTTTCCTCCCGAGGAACCCACAAAATTCGCCAATGTACACAAAATCTTCGGAGCCAGCAACGTTAGCAAACTGCTAAACGAAATCCCCCCACATCAAAGAGAAGATGCAGTGAACTCTCTCGCATACGAAGCCGAGGCTCGGCTCAAGGATCCGGTCTACGGCTGTGTAGGAGCCATTTCCGTTCTTCAGAGACAGGTTCTCCATCTCCAGAAGGAACTGGATGCAACGAACGCCGATTTAATGCGTTATGTGACCAACGAAAACACGCCAAATTTTTACCATAATCCCATGAATCATATGCAAAATAATCCACCGAGgaacaaaaacaataataatattgcGCGGAGGAATCCGGATTATGGAGCGCCCGGTGGGTCGTCTTTCGACCCAAATATAGGGTTTTGCTTCCCTTATCCTCCTCCGTGGATCGATAATCCTTCGGGGGAGAACATACATGACCATGATAGGCATGGCAGGGGCTAA
- the LOC140977521 gene encoding cyclin-dependent protein kinase inhibitor SMR6, with protein MGVSKKHQMEAIKELDGKKWVIAGITVRAPLKPISTKPKEESGDEDSACSTTPTAREHKIPKKLSCPPAPRKRRPASTFRFNGAREFFNPPDLESVFMCHAERAN; from the coding sequence ATGGGTGTTTCGAAGAAGCATCAGATGGAGGCGATCAAGGAATTGGATGGGAAGAAATGGGTTATAGCCGGAATCACCGTTCGAGCGCCGTTGAAGCCGATATCCACAAAGCCCAAGGAGGAAAGCGGAGATGAAGACAGCGCGTGCTCCACGACGCCGACTGCGCGTGAGCACAAAATACCCAAGAAGCTGTCCTGCCCACCGGCTCCCAGGAAGCGCCGCCCAGCTTCAACTTTCCGTTTCAATGGAGCTCGGGAGTTCTTTAATCCCCCGGACTTGGAATCGGTATTCATGTGTCATGCTGAGAGAGCCAACTAA
- the LOC140977414 gene encoding EPIDERMAL PATTERNING FACTOR-like protein 3 — translation MASFVPQRLLIICIACFLFLFPVVFPGELKNDRFETIDPVAKIEKRQLVGSSPPTCSGKCEGCNPCTRVLVEVPPANLVAPQWFYMVWRCTCGGKLYMPDIAPTHG, via the coding sequence atgGCTTCGTTTGTACCCCAAAGGCTCTTGATAATTTGCATTGCATGTTTCTTGTTCTTGTTTCCGGTCGTGTTTCCAGGCGAGTTGAAGAACGATCGTTTCGAGACGATAGATCCGGTGGCAAAAATTGAAAAGCGGCAGCTGGTGGGGTCATCCCCGCCGACCTGTTCGGGGAAATGCGAAGGATGCAATCCATGCACAAGGGTTCTGGTGGAGGTGCCTCCGGCGAATCTGGTGGCTCCTCAGTGGTTTTATATGGTTTGGAGGTGCACGTGCGGCGGCAAGCTCTATATGCCCGACATCGCCCCTACTCATGGTTGA
- the LOC140976103 gene encoding ABC transporter B family member 26, chloroplastic-like isoform X1, with amino-acid sequence MANFSSTLHFRVPFKYHINKSFPATVPTTKFQPPGSVRIPELSRTVITLLNTDSVKIPGRYSVSNAFKRGREYCHGDRDEIIHVLKRWVEFTRGVFPGGSWWRLPDNEREIGSSSIAEKPMTVLSALNLMWALVNDEKGLLYTSFGALTIAALSEITIPRIITDTVFSAVNGETLMFYRKSQLLVLLCLTSGICSGLRSGCFAIANMILVKRMRETLFSSLLLQDMSFFDSEAVGDLTSRISADCQRLSRTLGYDIHLILRNILQGSGAFVNLMILSWPLALSSLIICFTLSAIFVIYGQYQKKAAKLAQDFTSSANEVAQETLSSIRIIRAYGTETEECQRFAQWLDRLASVDMRESVAYGLWNMSFIILYRMTQVFAVILGGMSIFSRRVSAEQLTKYVLYCEWLIYAAWRIQDNMSSLLQSVGACEKVLQLMHCSPGSQFLSKGTKFQELTGCIEFANVSFHYPSRNTVPILKSVNITIQSNEVVAIVGASGSGKSTLIKLMLRLYEPISGEIHINCIPIKEMDIRWLREKIGFVGQEPHIFRSDVKSNISYGCFRSITREEIESAAKKVHAHDFISGLPNGYDTIIDDSLLSGGQKQRITIARAILRDPEILVLDEATSSLDAESESYVKEVLHTLKNDSKKRTILIIAHRLSTIKAADRILVMENGQIVEIGNHRELMHRNGEYARLFKSHADSLSLLHHRENGLAD; translated from the exons ATGGCCAATTTTTCGTCCACGCTCCATTTTCGAGTCCCGTTCAAATATCACATAAACAAATCGTTTCCAGCTACTGTCCCCACAACCAAATTCCAACCCCCCGGCTCTGTACGTATCCCAGAGCTAAGTCGTACAGTTATCACTCTATTGAATACCGATTCGGTGAAAATTCCTGGGAGATATTCAGTTTCAAATGCGTTTAAGCGAGGTCGGGAGTATTGCCACGGCGATAGAGATGAAATTATTCACGTTTTGAAGAGATGGGTGGAGTTTACTCGGGGAGTTTTTCCCGGTGGAAGTTGGTGGAGATTGCCTGATAACGAGCGCGAAATTGGTAGCTCATCGATTGCGGAGAAGCCGATGACTGTCTTGAGTGCTCTGAATCTAATGTGGGCGTTGGTAAATGATGAGAAAGGGCTTCTGTACACATCATTTGGCGCCCTAACCATTGCAGCG CTTTCAGAGATTACAATTCCCAGGATAATCACCGACACTGTTTTTTCTGCAGTAAATGGTGAAACCTTGATGTTCTACCGGAAGTCTCAGCTTCTGGTTTTGTTATGTCTAACTTCAGGGATATGCAG TGGCTTGCGAAGTGGATGTTTTGCTATTGCTAATATGATTTTG GTTAAGCGCATGAGGGAAACTTTATTTAGCTCTCTTCTTCTTCAG GATATGTCCTTTTTTGACTCGGAAGCAGTTGGAGATCTGACTAGCAGGATTAGTGCAGATTGTCAACGATTATCCCGTACACTTGGATATGATATACATTTGATCCTGAGAAATATTCTTCAG GGCTCAGGTGCTTTTGTCAACTTAATGATTTTGTCGTGGCCCCTAGCATTGTCATCACTGATCATATGCTTTACTTTATCTgcgatttttgttatttatggcCA GTACCAGAAAAAAGCAGCAAAGCTTGCTCAAGATTTTACCTCTTCTGCCAATGAA GTTGCGCAAGAAACACTGTCTTCTATCAGAATAATCCGGGCGTATGGAACAGAAACGGAAGAGTGCCAAAG GTTCGCACAATGGCTTGACCGGCTGGCGTCTGTGGATATGCGAGAAAGTGTTGCTTATGGACTCTGGAACATGAGCTTCATCATCTTGTATAGAATGACCCAG GTTTTTGCAGTCATTTTAGGAGGAATGTCTATTTTCTCCCGTCGTGTCTCTGCTGAGCAACTGACAAAGTATGTCTTATATTGTGAGTGGTTGATTTATGCGGCCTGGAGGATACAAGACAACATGTCATCATTGCTTCAGTCAGTTGGTGCCTGTGAAAAAGTTTTACAGTTGATGCATTGTTCCCCTGGTAGTCAATTCTTATCAAAAG GAACAAAATTTCAAGAGCTGACAGGATGCATTGAGTTTGCTAATGTGTCTTTTCACTATCCTTCAAGAAACACG GTCCCTATTTTGAAAAGTGTGAATATCACTATACAATCTAATGAAGTAGTTGCAATT GTTGGTGCCAGTGGTAGCGGGAAAAGCACATTGATCAAACTTATGCTCCGTCTCTATGAGCCAATCAGTGGTGAG ATTCATATAAACTGCATTCCTATTAAAGAGATGGACATCAGGTGGCTGAGAGAAAAGATTGGATTTGTTGGGCAG GAGCCCCACATTTTCCGTAGTGATGTCAAGTCGAACATAAGCTATGGCTGCTTTAGAAGCATCACAAGAGAAGAGATAGAGTCTGCTGCAAAGAAAGTACATGCACACGATTTCATCTCTGGTCTTCCCAATGGTTATGATACCATAATTGACGATAGTTTACTGAGTGGAGGGCAAAAGCAGCGCATCACAATAGCACGGGCCATCCTCAGAGATCCGGAGATATTGGTACTTGATGAAGCCACCAGTTCTCTCGATGCTGAGAGTGAAAGTTATGTCAAG GAAGTTCTTCATACTTTGAAAAATGATTCGAAAAAAAGGACCATCCTTATAATCGCACACAG GTTGTCTACTATCAAAGCAGCTGATAGAATCCTGGTTATGGAAAACGGACAAATTGTCGAG ATTGGCAATCACAGAGAGCTCATGCATAGAAATGGAGAATATGCAAGATTATTTAAATCCCATGCAGATTCCCTATCTTTGCTCCATCATCGAGAAAATGGCCTTGCAGACTGA
- the LOC140976103 gene encoding ABC transporter B family member 26, chloroplastic-like isoform X2, whose protein sequence is MFYRKSQLLVLLCLTSGICSGLRSGCFAIANMILVKRMRETLFSSLLLQDMSFFDSEAVGDLTSRISADCQRLSRTLGYDIHLILRNILQGSGAFVNLMILSWPLALSSLIICFTLSAIFVIYGQYQKKAAKLAQDFTSSANEVAQETLSSIRIIRAYGTETEECQRFAQWLDRLASVDMRESVAYGLWNMSFIILYRMTQVFAVILGGMSIFSRRVSAEQLTKYVLYCEWLIYAAWRIQDNMSSLLQSVGACEKVLQLMHCSPGSQFLSKGTKFQELTGCIEFANVSFHYPSRNTVPILKSVNITIQSNEVVAIVGASGSGKSTLIKLMLRLYEPISGEIHINCIPIKEMDIRWLREKIGFVGQEPHIFRSDVKSNISYGCFRSITREEIESAAKKVHAHDFISGLPNGYDTIIDDSLLSGGQKQRITIARAILRDPEILVLDEATSSLDAESESYVKEVLHTLKNDSKKRTILIIAHRLSTIKAADRILVMENGQIVEIGNHRELMHRNGEYARLFKSHADSLSLLHHRENGLAD, encoded by the exons ATGTTCTACCGGAAGTCTCAGCTTCTGGTTTTGTTATGTCTAACTTCAGGGATATGCAG TGGCTTGCGAAGTGGATGTTTTGCTATTGCTAATATGATTTTG GTTAAGCGCATGAGGGAAACTTTATTTAGCTCTCTTCTTCTTCAG GATATGTCCTTTTTTGACTCGGAAGCAGTTGGAGATCTGACTAGCAGGATTAGTGCAGATTGTCAACGATTATCCCGTACACTTGGATATGATATACATTTGATCCTGAGAAATATTCTTCAG GGCTCAGGTGCTTTTGTCAACTTAATGATTTTGTCGTGGCCCCTAGCATTGTCATCACTGATCATATGCTTTACTTTATCTgcgatttttgttatttatggcCA GTACCAGAAAAAAGCAGCAAAGCTTGCTCAAGATTTTACCTCTTCTGCCAATGAA GTTGCGCAAGAAACACTGTCTTCTATCAGAATAATCCGGGCGTATGGAACAGAAACGGAAGAGTGCCAAAG GTTCGCACAATGGCTTGACCGGCTGGCGTCTGTGGATATGCGAGAAAGTGTTGCTTATGGACTCTGGAACATGAGCTTCATCATCTTGTATAGAATGACCCAG GTTTTTGCAGTCATTTTAGGAGGAATGTCTATTTTCTCCCGTCGTGTCTCTGCTGAGCAACTGACAAAGTATGTCTTATATTGTGAGTGGTTGATTTATGCGGCCTGGAGGATACAAGACAACATGTCATCATTGCTTCAGTCAGTTGGTGCCTGTGAAAAAGTTTTACAGTTGATGCATTGTTCCCCTGGTAGTCAATTCTTATCAAAAG GAACAAAATTTCAAGAGCTGACAGGATGCATTGAGTTTGCTAATGTGTCTTTTCACTATCCTTCAAGAAACACG GTCCCTATTTTGAAAAGTGTGAATATCACTATACAATCTAATGAAGTAGTTGCAATT GTTGGTGCCAGTGGTAGCGGGAAAAGCACATTGATCAAACTTATGCTCCGTCTCTATGAGCCAATCAGTGGTGAG ATTCATATAAACTGCATTCCTATTAAAGAGATGGACATCAGGTGGCTGAGAGAAAAGATTGGATTTGTTGGGCAG GAGCCCCACATTTTCCGTAGTGATGTCAAGTCGAACATAAGCTATGGCTGCTTTAGAAGCATCACAAGAGAAGAGATAGAGTCTGCTGCAAAGAAAGTACATGCACACGATTTCATCTCTGGTCTTCCCAATGGTTATGATACCATAATTGACGATAGTTTACTGAGTGGAGGGCAAAAGCAGCGCATCACAATAGCACGGGCCATCCTCAGAGATCCGGAGATATTGGTACTTGATGAAGCCACCAGTTCTCTCGATGCTGAGAGTGAAAGTTATGTCAAG GAAGTTCTTCATACTTTGAAAAATGATTCGAAAAAAAGGACCATCCTTATAATCGCACACAG GTTGTCTACTATCAAAGCAGCTGATAGAATCCTGGTTATGGAAAACGGACAAATTGTCGAG ATTGGCAATCACAGAGAGCTCATGCATAGAAATGGAGAATATGCAAGATTATTTAAATCCCATGCAGATTCCCTATCTTTGCTCCATCATCGAGAAAATGGCCTTGCAGACTGA